The following are encoded together in the Capsulimonas corticalis genome:
- a CDS encoding LLM class flavin-dependent oxidoreductase, which yields MTAQNSDNSLRLSVLDLSPVASGSSGRDALNNTLDLARLADDLGYHRYWLAEHHNTALIASGAPEVMIGHVASVTKRMRVGSGGVMLPNHAPLKVAETFKTLEALHPGRIDLGLGRAPGTDSLTALALRGSREALNADDFPEQLSDLLSFFSGEFPRNHPFQRIVAIPNGVEAPEVWLLGSSDFSARLAGQLGLGFAFAHHINPEPAMDSLRLYREYFRPSDYFAEPHSFVGVSVICAPDDDEASTLAAPIDLALLRLVQGRYSPLATVEEALAVDYSAQEREAIRHNRQRLFTGSPETLRARLSAFAKEAGVSELMITTMTHSHAHRRRSYELLAEAFQIHQSAIK from the coding sequence ATGACCGCACAAAATTCCGACAACTCTCTTCGGCTTTCCGTACTTGACCTTTCCCCCGTCGCTTCTGGCTCCTCCGGGCGCGATGCGCTGAACAATACTCTGGACCTCGCCCGGCTCGCCGATGATCTGGGCTACCATCGCTACTGGCTCGCCGAGCATCACAATACGGCGCTGATCGCGAGCGGCGCGCCGGAGGTGATGATCGGGCATGTCGCCAGCGTCACCAAGCGCATGCGCGTGGGTTCGGGCGGCGTGATGCTGCCCAATCATGCGCCGCTCAAAGTCGCCGAGACGTTCAAGACGCTGGAGGCGCTGCATCCGGGGCGCATCGATCTGGGGCTGGGACGCGCCCCCGGCACGGATTCGCTGACGGCGCTGGCCCTGCGCGGCTCCCGTGAGGCGCTGAACGCCGATGACTTCCCTGAACAACTGAGCGACCTGCTCTCGTTTTTCAGCGGCGAGTTTCCGCGCAACCATCCCTTCCAACGGATCGTCGCGATTCCAAACGGCGTCGAAGCGCCGGAGGTCTGGCTGCTGGGCTCCAGCGACTTCAGCGCCCGCCTGGCCGGACAGCTGGGCCTGGGCTTCGCCTTCGCGCACCATATCAACCCCGAGCCGGCGATGGACTCCCTGAGACTCTATCGCGAATACTTCCGTCCGTCGGACTACTTCGCCGAGCCCCATTCGTTTGTCGGAGTCTCCGTGATCTGCGCGCCGGACGATGATGAAGCAAGCACCCTCGCCGCCCCCATCGATCTCGCGCTGCTGCGACTCGTCCAGGGCCGCTACTCCCCGCTCGCCACCGTGGAGGAAGCCCTCGCCGTCGATTACAGCGCGCAGGAGCGCGAGGCCATCCGCCACAACCGCCAGCGCCTCTTTACAGGATCCCCCGAAACACTGCGCGCGCGTCTGAGCGCCTTCGCCAAAGAAGCGGGAGTCTCCGAATTAATGATCACCACCATGACGCACAGCCACGCGCACCGGCGGCGCTCTTACGAGTTGCTGGCGGAGGCGTTTCAGATTCATCAGAGCGCGATTAAGTAG
- a CDS encoding DHA2 family efflux MFS transporter permease subunit has protein sequence MATQTIVKEVPELEVEPGGVLREEIPAPPSAPPPASSHHVTGDSLNPYRWFILAGLITAAILQVLDTTIVNVALPQMAGNLGATSEEIGWVVTGYILSNVIFLPMTAFLTQRFGRKRYLTASIILFTIASFFCGASHSLGEIVFWRILQGAGGAALLSTAQATLVQVFPKNEQGFVQSMFMMGLTVAPTLGPTLGGWITDNYTWNWCFLINVPIGIVATVLVVMFLHDAEAPSKSGSVDWLGIGLLATGLGAMQYVLEEGERNDWFQSNMIVSLSVLSIVCVAGLIFWQLSPRNHNPVVDFRVLKNPTLSACLFLFIVLGFGLYGGTYLFPLLAQTVLGFTSFQTGLALLPGGMATASAIVICGAILNRPKPLIDPRIIIVFGTFMTMLSMWMLGHISSQSGQSDTALALLIRGLGAGFLFIPINQMAFASLQKSELQQASGLLSLSRQLGGSFGIAALATFVQQHIQMHRVDLLGNYNDANQIFTQRLHALTGGFMSHGLGASEAHGAALSLLDRSLMRQAMTMSYADAFLTMLIISMITLPAVFLLRKNKAAAVHVEAVME, from the coding sequence ATGGCTACACAAACGATCGTCAAGGAAGTCCCGGAGCTTGAAGTCGAGCCCGGCGGCGTCCTGAGGGAAGAGATTCCCGCGCCGCCGAGCGCCCCGCCGCCCGCGTCGTCCCACCATGTCACGGGCGATTCTCTAAATCCGTATCGGTGGTTCATCCTCGCCGGCCTGATCACGGCCGCGATCTTGCAGGTGCTGGACACGACCATCGTCAATGTCGCCCTGCCGCAGATGGCGGGGAATCTGGGCGCGACCAGCGAGGAGATCGGCTGGGTCGTGACGGGCTATATCCTGAGCAACGTCATTTTCCTGCCGATGACGGCGTTTTTGACACAGCGTTTTGGCCGCAAACGCTATTTAACGGCGTCGATCATCCTGTTCACCATCGCATCGTTTTTCTGCGGCGCCTCGCACAGCCTGGGCGAGATCGTCTTCTGGCGTATTCTGCAAGGCGCGGGCGGCGCGGCGCTGCTTTCGACGGCGCAGGCGACGCTCGTTCAGGTTTTCCCCAAAAACGAGCAGGGCTTCGTCCAATCGATGTTCATGATGGGCCTCACCGTCGCTCCCACCCTGGGGCCGACCCTCGGCGGATGGATCACGGACAATTACACCTGGAACTGGTGCTTCCTGATCAATGTCCCCATCGGCATTGTCGCGACCGTCCTCGTGGTGATGTTCCTGCATGACGCCGAAGCGCCCAGCAAGTCCGGCTCGGTCGACTGGCTCGGCATCGGTCTGCTCGCGACGGGACTGGGCGCCATGCAGTACGTTCTGGAGGAAGGCGAGCGCAACGATTGGTTCCAGAGCAATATGATCGTCTCGCTTTCAGTGCTGTCCATCGTCTGCGTCGCCGGTCTGATCTTCTGGCAGCTGTCGCCGCGCAACCATAATCCGGTCGTGGACTTCCGCGTCCTGAAGAATCCGACGCTCTCGGCGTGTCTGTTCCTCTTCATCGTCCTGGGCTTCGGCCTTTACGGCGGCACCTATCTGTTCCCGCTGCTCGCGCAGACGGTCCTGGGCTTCACGTCGTTCCAGACGGGCCTCGCGCTGCTGCCGGGCGGCATGGCGACAGCGTCGGCCATCGTGATCTGCGGCGCGATCCTGAACCGGCCAAAGCCGCTGATCGATCCGCGAATCATCATCGTCTTCGGCACCTTCATGACGATGCTGTCGATGTGGATGCTCGGCCATATCTCCAGCCAATCGGGACAGTCCGACACTGCCCTGGCGCTCCTGATCCGGGGACTGGGCGCGGGCTTCCTGTTCATTCCGATCAACCAGATGGCGTTCGCCAGCCTGCAAAAGTCTGAGCTTCAGCAGGCGTCGGGCCTGCTGAGCCTGTCGCGCCAGCTCGGCGGCTCCTTCGGCATTGCGGCGCTCGCGACCTTCGTCCAGCAGCACATCCAGATGCACCGCGTGGATCTGCTCGGAAACTACAACGACGCCAATCAGATCTTCACCCAGCGCCTGCACGCCCTCACCGGCGGTTTCATGTCCCACGGCCTCGGCGCCTCGGAAGCCCACGGCGCCGCGCTCTCCCTCCTCGACCGTAGCCTGATGCGCCAGGCCATGACCATGAGCTACGCCGACGCCTTTCTGACGATGCTGATCATCAGCATGATCACGCTCCCAGCGGTGTTCCTGCTGCGCAAGAACAAGGCGGCGGCGGTGCACGTGGAAGCGGTGATGGAGTAG
- a CDS encoding TetR/AcrR family transcriptional regulator encodes MIVEELAVTAKSGLRERQRRERGDTILQAAFALLAEKGYDALTMEELAERVGISRQTLYHHFASKEDIALRAVMIFAEEGIQSIRAIDPLLPPIDRLERIIRWMMEIRFTPTRAAFVRARPMLARIKASPEYREAFDRRARAIQDIADAAVEAGQIQQGLSSAMVVQILLALVCDPSYEEMVDAGKATPAEVAESVALFFRRGVERRSEA; translated from the coding sequence ATGATTGTCGAAGAATTAGCAGTGACGGCGAAATCGGGACTGCGCGAGCGCCAGCGGCGCGAGCGAGGCGATACGATCTTGCAGGCGGCGTTCGCGCTGCTCGCGGAAAAAGGATACGATGCGCTGACGATGGAGGAGCTGGCCGAGCGGGTGGGCATCTCCCGCCAGACGCTCTACCATCACTTTGCCTCCAAGGAGGACATCGCGCTGCGCGCGGTGATGATCTTCGCGGAGGAAGGCATCCAATCGATCCGCGCGATCGATCCCCTGCTGCCGCCCATCGACCGCCTGGAGCGCATTATCCGGTGGATGATGGAGATTCGATTTACGCCGACGCGCGCCGCCTTCGTACGGGCACGCCCCATGCTGGCGCGCATCAAGGCGAGTCCCGAGTACCGAGAGGCGTTTGACCGCCGGGCGCGGGCCATTCAGGATATCGCCGATGCGGCGGTGGAGGCGGGCCAGATCCAGCAGGGCCTTTCCAGCGCCATGGTCGTGCAGATCCTGCTCGCGCTGGTCTGCGATCCTTCGTACGAAGAGATGGTCGATGCTGGAAAAGCGACGCCCGCCGAAGTGGCGGAATCCGTCGCGCTCTTTTTCCGTCGCGGCGTCGAGCGCCGCTCAGAAGCATAA
- a CDS encoding class I SAM-dependent methyltransferase, translating to MNDISATPVNVDALTAALQAALSARKHLLDQRHEMPLRLFNGFYEGFPNLVVDLYGRTLVLYNYAHKPSDADDALEAASEFFQYALPWLSAILVKARHGALEEEKKGRLLWGSGIDRRVRENGVAYAVDLRLNQDASFYLDTRHLREWAKDNLEGKTVLNTFAYTGSIGVAARAGGASRVVQLDLSRTFLNVAKESCTINGFPIDRLDYLAGDFFPRVSHLKRDGARFDCVFVDPPLYSKTRGGKVDLIEENHRILNKVRPLINDGGWLVTINNALFVSGGEYWQMLDSLCADGYLSVEATIPVPQDFIGFSETPAGVLPADPAPFNHATKIAILRVRRKDAMAKADTE from the coding sequence ATGAATGATATTTCCGCCACACCCGTCAACGTGGATGCGCTGACCGCCGCGCTCCAGGCCGCGCTCTCCGCCCGCAAGCACCTGCTGGATCAGCGCCACGAGATGCCGCTGCGCCTTTTCAACGGCTTTTACGAGGGTTTTCCAAACCTCGTCGTCGATCTTTACGGGCGTACGCTCGTGCTGTACAACTACGCGCATAAGCCGTCCGACGCCGATGACGCTCTCGAAGCGGCGTCGGAGTTCTTTCAGTACGCGCTGCCCTGGCTGAGCGCGATCCTGGTGAAGGCGCGCCATGGCGCGCTGGAGGAGGAAAAGAAGGGGCGGCTGCTCTGGGGTTCCGGCATCGACAGGCGCGTGCGTGAAAACGGCGTGGCCTACGCCGTGGATCTGCGGCTCAATCAGGACGCCAGCTTTTACCTGGACACCCGTCACCTGCGGGAATGGGCGAAGGACAATCTGGAAGGCAAGACGGTTCTGAATACCTTCGCCTATACGGGCAGTATCGGCGTGGCGGCGCGCGCGGGCGGCGCGAGCCGCGTCGTGCAGCTCGACCTCAGCCGCACCTTTTTGAATGTCGCCAAAGAGTCCTGTACGATCAACGGCTTCCCCATCGACCGCTTGGACTACCTCGCCGGCGACTTCTTCCCCCGCGTCAGCCACTTAAAGCGCGACGGCGCCCGTTTCGACTGCGTTTTCGTGGACCCGCCGCTTTACTCCAAGACACGCGGCGGCAAAGTTGACTTGATCGAAGAGAACCATCGCATCCTGAATAAAGTCCGCCCACTGATCAATGACGGCGGCTGGCTTGTCACGATCAACAACGCCCTGTTCGTGAGCGGCGGCGAATATTGGCAGATGCTGGATTCCCTCTGCGCCGACGGCTACCTCTCCGTCGAAGCAACCATCCCTGTCCCGCAAGACTTCATCGGCTTCTCCGAAACCCCCGCCGGCGTCCTGCCCGCCGACCCCGCGCCGTTCAACCACGCCACCAAGATCGCCATCTTGCGCGTCCGTCGCAAAGACGCGATGGCGAAGGCGGATACTGAGTAG
- a CDS encoding PIN domain-containing protein yields MIVAVLDACVLYPPSLRDLLMWLAAVRIYAPRWTEEIHAEWIRNVLANKSELSPSQLERTRILMNKVSPNCVVSGYETHISGLNLPDIDDRHILAAAIEAKAPLIVTYNLSDFPNAILQTYGVQAAHPDDFLSALFDEQPALFLHGLQIHRASLRNPPKNVADYIQTLKATSLKGLAIRVEAHSDAI; encoded by the coding sequence ATGATTGTCGCCGTGCTGGACGCCTGCGTTCTTTATCCCCCATCGTTGCGCGATTTATTGATGTGGCTTGCCGCCGTCAGGATCTATGCGCCGCGCTGGACTGAGGAGATTCACGCCGAATGGATACGCAATGTACTGGCGAATAAGAGCGAATTGTCTCCAAGCCAGTTGGAACGCACGCGTATCTTGATGAATAAGGTCAGCCCAAATTGTGTGGTTTCGGGATATGAAACCCACATTTCCGGGCTCAACCTGCCCGATATTGATGATCGCCACATCCTTGCGGCCGCGATCGAAGCAAAAGCGCCTTTGATCGTCACCTATAACTTGTCGGACTTTCCTAACGCAATCCTACAAACTTACGGAGTTCAAGCGGCGCATCCAGATGATTTTCTCAGCGCACTCTTTGACGAGCAACCGGCTCTATTTCTGCATGGCCTTCAAATACACCGCGCTTCGCTTCGCAATCCACCGAAAAACGTTGCGGATTATATCCAAACGCTCAAGGCAACCAGCTTAAAAGGGCTAGCCATAAGAGTGGAAGCCCATTCGGACGCAATATAA
- a CDS encoding type II toxin-antitoxin system Phd/YefM family antitoxin — MLDARQIHSMSDFLRNHKAHVARLKETGTPEVLTINGRAEVVMLDTASYEDLMDRLQRSEAVASIRTILRTANSMAPLDHATAEEIEQSKDIVRELQAETERLGLY; from the coding sequence ATGCTGGACGCAAGACAAATACATTCCATGAGCGATTTTCTCAGGAATCATAAAGCGCATGTTGCGCGGCTTAAGGAAACCGGGACACCTGAAGTACTCACCATTAATGGCCGTGCGGAAGTCGTCATGCTGGACACCGCAAGCTATGAAGACTTGATGGATCGGCTACAGCGCTCGGAAGCGGTTGCTTCTATTCGCACGATTCTCAGGACGGCGAATAGTATGGCGCCACTCGATCATGCAACAGCAGAAGAAATCGAGCAAAGCAAAGACATTGTGAGAGAACTTCAGGCAGAGACAGAACGGCTTGGATTGTACTGA
- the galT gene encoding galactose-1-phosphate uridylyltransferase, producing the protein MVWEERWHPLREEWVTIAAHRQNRPWQGETVRAETKFVPEYAGDCYLCPGNTRISGRRNEDYAGVYVFDNDHPCVGLDAPTDLAAPTGIYRNRPATGIARVVCYSPQHNSSLAQLSPGEIRSLLGVWREQYLDLAARPEINHVLLFENRGEVVGVSNPHPHCQIYATNFVFKTIADEARVSLAHWRETGRVLFQDIIAAERQDEIRILAENEHAIAFVPYFARYAYDVCVAPKRTHRSVADLSGDELSDLAAALKIVLVKFDNLWQAPFPYVMTLHQAPTDGGDYRGFHFYIAFHPPLRKPNLLKYMGGPETGGGSFISDTSPEEKAAELRAASNIHYTQSN; encoded by the coding sequence ATGGTCTGGGAGGAACGCTGGCATCCGTTGCGGGAGGAGTGGGTGACGATCGCCGCCCATCGGCAGAACCGGCCGTGGCAGGGGGAGACCGTCCGCGCCGAGACGAAATTCGTTCCGGAGTATGCGGGCGATTGTTATCTGTGCCCTGGTAACACGCGCATCAGCGGGCGGCGCAATGAGGATTACGCGGGCGTCTATGTCTTCGACAACGACCACCCATGCGTCGGCCTCGACGCCCCTACGGATTTAGCGGCTCCTACGGGGATCTATCGGAATCGGCCGGCGACGGGAATCGCGCGCGTTGTCTGCTATAGCCCCCAGCATAATTCGTCGCTGGCGCAGCTGTCGCCCGGCGAGATCCGGTCGCTGCTGGGCGTCTGGCGGGAACAGTATCTCGACCTGGCGGCCCGGCCGGAGATCAACCACGTTTTGCTGTTTGAGAACCGGGGCGAAGTCGTCGGCGTCTCCAACCCGCATCCCCATTGTCAGATTTACGCCACGAATTTCGTGTTCAAGACCATCGCCGACGAGGCGCGCGTCAGCCTCGCTCATTGGCGGGAGACGGGGCGCGTTCTCTTTCAGGATATCATCGCCGCCGAGCGCCAGGATGAGATTCGCATTTTGGCGGAGAACGAGCACGCCATCGCGTTCGTGCCATACTTTGCGCGCTATGCTTACGATGTCTGTGTCGCTCCCAAGCGCACGCATCGGTCGGTCGCCGATCTTTCCGGCGACGAGCTGTCGGACCTCGCCGCTGCGCTCAAAATCGTTCTTGTCAAGTTCGACAACCTCTGGCAGGCGCCGTTTCCTTACGTCATGACCCTGCATCAGGCGCCGACCGACGGCGGCGATTACCGGGGCTTCCACTTCTACATCGCCTTCCATCCGCCGCTGCGCAAACCCAATCTGCTCAAGTACATGGGCGGGCCGGAGACGGGCGGCGGCAGCTTCATCAGCGACACCTCTCCCGAGGAAAAAGCGGCCGAGCTGCGCGCCGCCTCCAATATCCACTACACCCAGTCTAATTAA
- a CDS encoding DUF1559 domain-containing protein yields MIHRRALAGFTLIELLVVIAVISILAALLFPTFFAAREKARSAACSSNLRQIGMAMSMYMEDSDGLYPWAKDPSDEHTSIWLPFPDKYAKVATMGRLHEVVAPYVKSPALWRCPSDSGFDTLDANFYGGAPVPLHARPTMYDAFQTSYFYRTEIPLLGKSDSNLSATDPEDHNAEHGPSEINIIEDGNGGWHGSTLFDRRRYTVLMGDGHVVSQNVGQFYATWRLEIQ; encoded by the coding sequence ATGATCCATCGTAGAGCACTCGCCGGATTTACGCTGATCGAGCTCCTGGTCGTGATCGCGGTCATCTCGATCCTCGCCGCACTGCTGTTCCCCACGTTTTTCGCCGCCCGCGAAAAAGCGCGAAGCGCGGCGTGCTCCAGCAACCTGCGTCAGATCGGCATGGCGATGTCCATGTACATGGAGGACTCCGACGGTCTGTACCCATGGGCGAAAGACCCTTCGGACGAACACACGTCGATCTGGCTGCCTTTTCCCGACAAATACGCCAAAGTCGCGACGATGGGGCGTCTGCACGAAGTGGTCGCTCCGTATGTCAAATCCCCCGCGCTCTGGCGATGCCCCTCCGACAGCGGCTTCGATACTCTGGACGCCAACTTCTATGGCGGCGCGCCGGTTCCGCTGCACGCGCGTCCGACGATGTACGACGCGTTCCAAACATCCTACTTCTACCGCACGGAGATTCCGCTGCTGGGCAAATCCGACTCTAATCTGAGCGCGACGGATCCGGAAGACCACAACGCCGAGCACGGCCCCTCCGAGATCAATATTATTGAAGACGGCAACGGCGGCTGGCACGGCTCCACACTCTTCGATCGACGGCGGTATACCGTGCTGATGGGCGACGGCCATGTCGTCAGCCAGAACGTCGGCCAGTTCTACGCGACATGGCGCCTGGAAATCCAATAA
- a CDS encoding RNA polymerase sigma factor has product MSNQSSAYDTGKPIAPPLNLYLREASAQAELDSLRGLNAVRAARRAGEERFTNETLVTLARVCASEGAEDAVWDLLEMLTERVAGRIARHLQVWGVTQREAREDLCGEILTAMYDCIACREVSQEFWECRFWICFDRRARTILRDYRASGSEHAGLDAQPEALDIGALAVDDQVIARSALAALPEPLRTAFVLKHYAGYAEESSNPEEYTIASTLGVSGRTVRNYLRRAQDLLAPWREREN; this is encoded by the coding sequence GTGAGTAACCAATCGAGCGCATACGATACGGGCAAACCGATCGCGCCGCCGCTGAATCTATATTTGCGGGAGGCGTCCGCGCAGGCGGAGCTGGACTCGCTGCGCGGCTTGAATGCCGTCCGCGCCGCGCGCCGGGCCGGCGAAGAACGATTTACGAACGAGACTCTGGTCACTCTGGCGCGCGTCTGCGCTTCGGAAGGCGCGGAAGACGCCGTTTGGGATCTGCTGGAAATGCTCACCGAGCGCGTGGCCGGACGGATCGCGCGCCACCTCCAGGTCTGGGGGGTGACGCAGCGGGAGGCGCGCGAGGATCTTTGCGGCGAAATCTTGACGGCGATGTACGACTGCATCGCCTGCCGGGAAGTCAGCCAGGAGTTCTGGGAATGCCGATTCTGGATCTGCTTCGATCGGCGCGCCCGCACGATCCTGCGCGATTACCGCGCGTCCGGGTCCGAACACGCCGGGCTGGACGCGCAGCCGGAGGCGCTGGATATAGGGGCGCTCGCCGTGGACGATCAAGTGATCGCCCGATCGGCCCTAGCGGCTCTGCCCGAGCCCTTGCGGACGGCGTTCGTGCTCAAGCACTATGCGGGCTACGCCGAGGAAAGTTCGAACCCCGAGGAATATACGATTGCAAGCACGCTGGGCGTGAGCGGCCGTACGGTGCGTAACTATCTGCGCCGCGCGCAGGATCTGCTGGCGCCCTGGCGCGAGCGGGAGAATTGA
- a CDS encoding TIGR01777 family oxidoreductase, producing MKIVIPGGTGQVGVLLARMFHGSGHEVTVLSRRAIAAPWRVVQWDAETRGDWTHEFDGADAVINLAGRSVNCRYTPENRREILESRVNSARVVGEAIQHSRRPPKVWLQASTATIYAHRYDNANDEMTGIIGGGEPGAPDTWKFSIDVAEAWERVVDETETPHTRRVKMRSSIIMSPDKGGPFDVLLGLVRHGLGGKSGSGDQYVSWIHDYDFIRAVCWLIEHPQFEGPVNLAAPEPLPNAEFMHALRAAWGTKFGFPAAAWMLEIGALFLKTETELILKSRRVIPSRLLREGFEFEFPRWPEAAYDLTQRWKAGRK from the coding sequence ATGAAGATCGTTATTCCCGGCGGTACGGGACAGGTCGGCGTGCTCCTCGCGCGGATGTTTCACGGCAGCGGCCATGAAGTGACGGTGCTGAGCCGCCGGGCGATCGCCGCCCCCTGGCGCGTGGTCCAATGGGACGCGGAGACGCGCGGCGACTGGACTCACGAATTCGATGGCGCCGACGCCGTCATCAATCTGGCCGGACGCAGCGTCAACTGCCGCTATACGCCGGAGAACCGGCGCGAGATTTTAGAATCGCGCGTCAACTCCGCGCGCGTCGTCGGCGAGGCGATCCAGCATTCCCGGCGTCCGCCCAAAGTCTGGCTTCAGGCGAGCACGGCGACGATCTACGCGCATCGCTACGACAACGCCAACGACGAAATGACCGGGATCATCGGCGGCGGCGAGCCCGGCGCCCCGGATACCTGGAAGTTCAGCATCGATGTCGCCGAAGCCTGGGAGCGCGTCGTCGACGAGACCGAGACCCCGCACACGCGCCGGGTGAAGATGCGGTCGTCGATCATCATGAGCCCCGACAAAGGCGGCCCGTTCGATGTGCTGCTGGGATTGGTCCGGCATGGATTGGGAGGGAAGTCGGGAAGCGGAGATCAATACGTCTCGTGGATCCACGACTACGATTTCATCCGCGCCGTCTGCTGGCTGATCGAGCACCCGCAGTTCGAGGGACCGGTCAACCTCGCCGCTCCCGAGCCGCTGCCCAACGCCGAATTCATGCACGCCCTGCGCGCGGCCTGGGGCACGAAGTTCGGCTTCCCCGCCGCCGCGTGGATGCTGGAAATCGGCGCCCTGTTTCTCAAGACCGAAACGGAGCTGATCCTCAAAAGCCGCCGCGTCATCCCCAGCCGTCTTCTGCGCGAAGGCTTCGAGTTCGAGTTTCCCCGCTGGCCTGAAGCGGCGTACGACTTGACGCAGCGATGGAAGGCGGGGCGGAAATAG